Within the Oryctolagus cuniculus chromosome 19, mOryCun1.1, whole genome shotgun sequence genome, the region aaggcagagctagagagagaaatgttccatccgctggctcagtCCCCGAGCGCCCACAGAAGGGGCCAgtgtgagagtgaaccagcagatggagactctaactctttcaaaccgatcttttaaaaatatatgttcacaAAAGCCATGGCTGGCCCAGGAGCGCCggccaggtctcccctgggggcGGTAAAGACCCATGCACTTGAaccaccagctgctgcctcccgtgcGCACGTGTGCGGGGGCTGGGTCGGAAGATGggcgtgggatgcaggtgccccaggctgCACCTGGAACGTGCCtccccctgctgtcccctgggcTTGCAGCTGTGGCTGGACATCTGTCATTCCTGCACTGCTGTCCCCCAAGCACCTCCCCTGCCCGTTCTGCCCCTCCCtgtgcctgggctccagcctcaGGGGTCAGGTTGTCACACCCAGTCTCACAGGCTACTGGGGCTGCTGATGTCGCCATGTTCCCGCCCCTTCTCTGGTGGCTCCGCCCACCCCGGCACCCCAGCACCGCAGCGCGTCTGGTTCTGCTTAGTGCTTGCCCTTGTTACTCGTGCCGTTTCACTGCCCACAGGTGCGGCTGAGATCCTGGCCAAGGTGTGGAGAAGCAGGTGTGCAGTTTGTGTGCCCAGGAGTGGGTCAAGTACAGGGCCTGGCTGTAGCGGGTGGGGCAGCTCGCCACGGGTCCTCTCCTGTCCACTCACTCCACTCCAGATCTACCTCCTTTCCTGGGTTCCCGggagggccctgcccccacgtgcACACCTGGAGctctggtggggaggggtccagTGTTTGCCATTGCTCCTGCTCAACGAGCTCTCACGTCCCAGGGTCTTGTGGGTGTGCCCCCTTGGTGGTCCCCTCCCTCGGCAGGGGAGAACCACGCCCACTCTGGGCTCCCCACACACTTCCTGTCCCCGTGTGACCTGTGACCCGCAGCCTTGTGCCCGTTTCTAGAACCCGGGCTTTGTCCTGTAGGGGACGGAGGAGACCGGTCCCAGATGGGCAGGTGCGGCCGCGATTCTAGCCCATCCCTGCTCCACTGCCCTGATGAGCACCAGGTccaggggaggagcctggggcGCCAGTGCCCAGCATGCCCCTCCCTGGAGCCCCGGGCACACCTGCCAGCCTTGGCTTCCCTCCCGCTGCTGCAGGGGCCACATGGGGCCCAGCCTGCCTCAGTGGGCCCAGGAGGGACTGTGCCGGGCCGTGCTGAGGACATGACACCCTTCCTCCACCAGCTCCCTCTGTCCACCCAGCCTAACTCCCTGGGCATCACGGTGGTGACGTGCAAGGTATTCACTGCCTGTCACCCGCACGGGGACGACTCGGGGCATTAGCGCCCCCTGGGGACCTGGGGTCCGTGAGCTCATCTGGGCACCTTGCAGTCTCCTTCCCTAATAAAGCAGAAGCAGGGCGGATCTCAGAGGGAGCAGCACCCTTGCATCACCAAACTGCTCTCAGGAACTGCGAGGGTGTCCCTGTCCCAGTCCAGGGCTCCTCTGTGATTCCGATCATGTTTAGTGGAATATTTGTCAGTCTTCCCCCTCTGTATTGGCTCCCTTTCCCAGACaccacacagcactggccatcCCACCTGCTCTCCTCACGACACAAAGGTggctgcacagcactggccgtccCACCGCACTCTGCACGGGATGACCTCACTCCCTgcctgtgggaggcagggtctGTGTTCTCTCCACTGGAATCTGGGGAGCTGTGGTTGAGGGTGGGGGGGACCAAGTGGTCcttggggctgggctgagacGGACGGCCCAGCTTGGGTGGATCTCCGTGGATCCACGTGGCTCGAAATCGGCTCGTTCCAGGTGGACACCAACCTGACGTCAACTGCCTGCTCCCCTCATTGTTGGGCCACAGCTCTCAGCTGTGCACCTGCGAGGCACCTGCCGGGGATGGCACAGGTTCTGGTGTGAACCTGACCGGGAGGTCCACAGGGCGGCCAGGTGGCTGTGCCAGGGAGGAGCTGCCCTGTCccacgtccttggaccctgcacctttAACCCAACACCAATGGGGGGACAACATCCCAGTGTGAATAGCGGAGGCTGAGTGAGACTCGGGGGCAGCTGCCCACAGCACCCTGGGGTTTCTCTGCAGAGGGTCCCTGACCACCGAGCCAGGTTCCCGGAAACTGTGTGGTCTCAGGGGGAGTCAGCACCTCCGGCCGCTCCTGGCAAGGGGGAGCTTCGTGGAGAAAGCTTTCGAGTGGGGTGCTCTGGCCCCAGGCAGGCTCAGGAGACCCACAGAGAATGCCCACCCCAAACTCTCCAAGAGCGGCTCCTCCTCCGCTTCTCTTCTgcacgccccctccccgccgTGGGGCTGCCTTTGCAGCCGGAAGTGCCCCGCAGATCGGTGGCTTCTGCCCCGGCGCGGGGAGACCCGCGGGGCGCGCTGAGCCGTACGTACCAGGGGCCTCCAGCAGGGAGACGCAGCTCCGGGAGGCAAGAGGCGGGGCCCACGCCAGGGGCAGACACCCACAGCCGGTACCCAGTGGCCGGCCCCAGCCGTCCCTCGGCGTCCACCGGAACCGGGGTGCGGGGAACAATCTCTGCTTCCCCGCACAGGACTGGGCTGCGAGGGGATCCCGCCAGAGCCccggaggagcaggagcagggggtCGCCCCGCCCTCGCAGCACCgcggcccctcccccttcctgggcGGGTCAGGGGTCTCCGAGACGGCCCCCCACTCCGCTCCCCCGCGCAGCCCGAGTGGTGGCTGGGGCCTCCCCCGCATCGGGATTGGATGCGAGAACCGGGAAGGGGCGGGCGGGCGACCCCAGACCCCGTTCCCCGCTCGCGGAGTTGAGCAGCCGGCAGTGCGGGCACAGCGGGCCCGGCTGCAAGGACCTGGCCCTGAGCCGACGGCCGCGCCACCATGTTCGACAGCTCGCAGTACCCGTACAACTGCTTCGACGACGACGCCGACGACCGCCCCGCCGGCTGCGCGGACGACAGGCGGCTCGCGCGGCCCGCGTACAGGTGAGCGCGGGGCCGGCCAGGGCCGGGGGTGGCACACGCACCGGGGGCAGCCGCGgggctccctctcctctcctccctggagGGGCCGGGGGCGCGCGCCTGGGGCCGGGGAGAGGGGGCTCATGGAAGGGGCGGGACCCGTTGCGCGCACACTGGGGAGTTGcgggcctccccccccccccggccccgctGACGCCCCGTTTGCAGCTACATCGCGCTCATCGCCATGGCCATCCAGCACAGCCCCGCGCGCAGGGTGACGCTGGCCGGCATCTACGACTTCATCACGCGCGAGTTCCCCTACTACCGCGCGCACCAGCGCGCCTGGCAGAACTCCGTCCGCCACAACCTGTCGCTCAACAGCTGCTTCGTCAAGGTGGGCCCCGGCGGCCGAGCGCGGGGTCACGGGGGaggccgcgcccccgcccccgccccccgcagcgcAGCCGGCGCTGACCCCGCCTCCGCACAGGTGCCGCGCGCCGACGGCCACGCCAAGGGCAAGGGCAGCTACTGGACGTTCGCCGACGGCTGCGAGTCGCTGCTGGACCTGTTCGAGAATGGCGACTACCGGCGGCGCCGCCGGCGGCGCGGACCCAAGCGCACTGGAGGCGCCGAGGGACCCCCGGCAGCGGCACGGGGGTCCCCAGTCCCGAACGACCGTGACGGCGCCTGCCGCGAGGCCCCAGCGCCCGCCGGCTCCAACGCcccggggcagcaggggcccaaggacatcaaGTTCAGCATCGAGTCCATCTTGtcctcccccgccccaggcccgaggcgcggccCCTGAACCTCCACTTCTGGGCAGCGTGAGGCGTGgccggcagcccctcccccaggctgagCTTCCGGTGCCCCCCTTCTCAGACCCTCTCCCGGGGCACCTGCGGGCTCCTCCANNNNNNNNNNNNNNNNNNNNNNNNNNNNNNNNNNNNNNNNNNNNNNNNNNNNNNNNNNNNNNNNNNNNNNNNNNNNNNNNNNNNNNNNNNNNNNNNNNNNNNNNNNNNNNNNNNNNNNNNNNNNNNNNNNNNNNNNNNNNNNNNNNNNNNNNNNNNNNNNNNNNNNNNNNNNNNNNNNNNNNNNNNNNNNNNNNNNNNNNGTTGACAGGAAGCAACCAGAAGTGGCTGtgttgggtgccggttcagggcCCCGGTGCGCTCTGTgcagagggtgggaggagggggccggggcAACCCCCCAGGGTCCTCTGAGTGGGGACCGAGCCCCTCTTTGGCACGGGTGGTCGATGAACCCCCACTGTGCAGGGAGCACAGCTGTGATGGGCGGGGTTGCTCCCTGGGCGGAACTTAACCTAATGAGAAGGGCGCTCTAGAAGACGCCGCCGCGCACCCAGACGCCGCAGGCCAGCCTGGTTCCCTCAGCCCCCTCTGCAGACTTACCAGTAGTGCTGGGTGACCTCGACTGGCACACGGAGGCGGCTGGCTGGCATCGCCACTCAGCGGCCGGAGCAGGCAGCCGCGGCAAAGACCCGGCTGCGGCTGCGCCCCCCGAGGCCCTGGCGCTGGTTGCGCCTGAGCGCTATAAATGGGCCCCCACATGGTCATGTTCCCCGTGCTGCTCCAGCACATGCCACAAAGCACCTGTGCCGCCAGGCCTGGCAGGGGGTGGAGAGCCCGGCCAGGCGCCCTCTCCCCACGGCAGCTGTGAGGCGGGGCTGTGGACCCCTCCTCGGcagctggcaggggctggcaccgtgccGCCCCCCAACCCGGGGGGTACACCTGCTGCACTCCTGTGCCCTTGGGGTCCAACTACAGGGCGGGAGGCGCCGGGGCTACAACCCCTCCCGGCTGGCTCCACCAGGAGCAGCCTGGCGCACAGGTGTGTGGCTGTGTCAGGTGCCGGCAATCCTGGCACCCGATTCTTTCGCCAGCTGTGCCTGAAGCTGCTTGAGTTGTGCACAGCCATGAGGACTGGCTGGTGCCAgacgcacacacatacagagagagcgagaaaacGTGCGTTTTGTCCTTTGGGCTTCTGCCTTCTTCCTGAAGCCTGGCTTGGAACGGAAGAACCCTCTGCCCACGCGGGGCCCTGTCTGGGCGCCTCCGTGCACGGCGAGGTGTGGCATTGGCTTTGCAGAGGCTATCAATCATGCCTTCAGAGCGAAGGGACATTTCCAATTTGCCAGCGCAGTACCTGCGACTCCACAGCACCTGGAGTGAGTGGCGTGTAATACCCACAACGTCGCGCCGTGACCTATTCGGAgtccgcccccccaccccgcgcacATGGGCCCGACGCGGGCGTAATTAAACGCTTTATGCCTCTCTTGCAAATCTGCTGATTGATCAGCGGCACCCACTTCCTGCCTGCTACCCCCAGCAGGTGTCTGCCACACGCGGGTCACGGATCACCAGGTTTCCATTAGCGGAGCTCGGCTCAGGAGGGGGTGTGCGCAGagagctgtggcacaggcccCGGTCCCCGCTGCTTCGCCCAAGCCACCAGGAGGTGCTGGGTGTCCCCTCTGAGCATTGGGCCCCGGGGCCTCCACCAAGCGCTACAGGGGAGCACCTCAGCCACGGCCAGCAGCCCTGGGTCTCCCCAGAGAGGCCCCGGGGCTGCCCTCTGGCCCACCAGACCCCATCCCTCATACCAGGCTACAGTGGGCTCCTGGACGCTGCCGCCCCTGGGCCTGTGGGGCCGCAGAGAGAGGGTGactggggaggcagaggctcTCTCGGGGGGCCCCTGGTCACAGGAGCGGGCACTCTCTGGGAGTGAGGACAGCCTGCACCTGGTGTGTGGTGGGAGGGAACCAGGGGCCTGCAGAACAGACCAGAGGCCAgcgtgggcagagggaggcccagggacagagcagggcctTGGGCCACCCCAGCCatgctggctccagccccaggcgAGGCCAAACTAAGCCTTGGGGACGCTGCACCTGCCCTGGTGTCCGTGTGCCCCAGGACGGTCCCCTCCCGTGTCTGGGGCTTTGTCTGGGGGAATGCAGCCTCCACTGCACACCGCCCTTCCTGTCCTGCGCCCAAAGCACCTGCtgccaggagggggtgggggtgcagaagCCTCCTCAGCCGGCTCAGCCAGAAACCCCGCCCAGGACAGGTCTGGGAGGGCCACGGAGCCCTGgcgcctggggagggggagctgggggcCCTCTTGTAGCACAGCTCTGTCCTGGGGCTCAGCCAGAGCCGCAGGCACCATCCCAGGCCTGGCCCACCTGCTCTGTCCTGCCCGGGACCCACAGAGGGAGGAAGCAAAGGCTGGGCTGTCCCTGGAGACAGCCCCGGGACCCCAGTTTCCAGGGAGCCTCTTGTCCCCCGGGGGCACTTCCTATGGTTGGGGAGGGGGACACAGCCAGGGCCCCGCCTGCCCGCGGGGCCTGCTCTCCTCCCGGCCTCAGCTCCCccatggagctgagctgagccccgTCCAGGGCTGAGGCTTTGGGGAAGGTGGGGAGGGTCTCCTTAGGAACAGTTGGAGCTGACAGTGGGGCCTGCCTGGGACAGAGACCTGCCTTCAGGGGGCTTGGCAGCCCTGGCCACGCCCCCCTGGGCAATCCCGCAGTTGGTGTTTGTCCTTGGCCCTGCGCTctggccaggctgggggaggccacCTGTGTCCCCCAGTTTGTGGATACCAAGGCGGGGCCTGTGAGAGCCGAGATTTGGGGACCGGTAACcggcaggggtggagggagagccCCACCTCAGGTCTCCTTCACAGTCTTCCAGGACAAGGCTGCCCGGGGGCCCAGTCCCAGTGGGACCCCCAGTGTGGCAgagaccccaccccagccagggccagagcagaCCCCCCACCCTGCAGTCTGGAGGAAGTGGGAGAGTGGCAGTGGGCACACGGTCCACCCTGCCAGCCTGCGGTCTGGGGGTGCTGGACGGACGGGGACAGCTGCAGGGGCGTCCATGCTGGGTGTGGGGCGGAGCTCGGCCGTGTCCCTGCCCGGGGGTGGCTGGGGAATGCCGTCTGCAGGGACCCACCCATGGCCGTGGGGGCGCCCACTCACTTGCCAGGAAGAAGGGACCCAAACCTTGAACCCTCACAGAGCTGGGTGCAGCACACTGCCTGGTCGccctgctggcccctgtgggtgctgACCAGGGGGCATCCCGGGGTTGACCCCTGGCTCCGGGCGGGTGCTGGtgagggccacagtggccactccTGGGCACCTGCGTCCAGCTCCCGCGTCCCCCACAGCCCCACTCCTTTGGGGAATGGCAGAGCCGTGCGGCCTGTGTGTTCCTGTGTAACCCTGGGCGTCACGTCCCGGCTGAGCAGCAAGGTCCTCACGCACTGTCCACCCGCAATTCAAGGTCCCTGGGCTTAGACCTTGCTGACCAGTGGACCAAGGGCTCCAGGTGCGGCTCCACCCCCAGCCGGCTCCTCTGCGGAGTGGAGCCAAGGTGTCCCCCACAGGAGGGCCGGGGGACCGGGCCAGGCGTGTGAAGAGGAGGGAGTGAgaacctcctctccctctgcgtgctcccccatgcacacacacaggcacacatgtgcacacacggtGCATGGCGTGTGACATGTGCAGGACGTGCCTGTGTGACAGTGCTGTTGCTCTCGCCTGTCCCCAAGCGTGGACAGGACGTGGGTCCTGGTGACTGAGAGCTGCAGGTGCATGGAGCGGCCGGGGATTTGTCTGGggcctccttcccctcctgtgAGACCAGCGCTGTCCCAGAAGCTTCCAGAAAAACACAGCCCTGGCAGGTGTCCAGAGCAGCCTCCTGCCAGCACAGGTTTGCGCCCATCCTACAGATGAGGCATTCAAGGCCCAGAAGAGCAGCCAgcggcaggcagggagggggctctGCAGGGGGGAAGAGGCCCCTGGGCCCGGGGAGCTCACGGTGACCACGGTCGCTCAGACGCCCTCCAGCCCGCCTGCCGGTGGCGTCTCCCTGCAGCTCCTCGGCTGCCCCAGGGTCCTTCCAGGGAAGGCTCGGTCTCTGCCGGGTTCCGTGCCACCTGCTGGCCGTGGCTGCGTCCTGGGGCAGCGCTGCTGGGGACGGCTGAGGCCCACCCCACGGTGTGGTCGGCGGCCAGCTGGGAGCCCACTCTGCGACCCTGTGTGGGGGGTGCCCACCACCTGGGGGTCTCTCTGGGAACCTGGGTCAGTCGCCGCCAGCCTCACCACAGCCAACATCGCGAGAACTCAGCAGCTGAGCGGGGAGATGGGTGAGCGGAACCACAGGACCGGCAGCTCCTGCAGGGAGGGACATGGGGGTCACGGGGGTCACGGGGGCCCCAGAGGCTGCCTGAGCAGAGCTGTGTGCTCCCCCACGCAGTTTCAGGGTCTGCACCACGTGGGGTCCTCACGCTGGACACACAGGGGGATGCTAAGCCCCTCTAGCACTGACTGGGATGCCCCCCGCAAGTCCCGGCCCCTCTGGGTGAGGTGTCCAGTGACAGCGGggtcccacctgctccaggctGGCTGACAGGCACGGGGAGGCCGCAGAGCCAGGCGCTGGCCCACAGGGTTCAGGGGTTTCCAGGGCTGGACACTGTGCAGTGGCCCcggcttctgcccagccctgcctctcccacccacacagcct harbors:
- the FOXL3 gene encoding forkhead box L3; protein product: MFDSSQYPYNCFDDDADDRPAGCADDRRLARPAYSYIALIAMAIQHSPARRVTLAGIYDFITREFPYYRAHQRAWQNSVRHNLSLNSCFVKVPRADGHAKGKGSYWTFADGCESLLDLFENGDYRRRRRRRGPKRTGGAEGPPAAARGSPVPNDRDGACREAPAPAGSNAPGQQGPKDIKFSIESILSSPAPGPRRGP